The Gavia stellata isolate bGavSte3 chromosome 1, bGavSte3.hap2, whole genome shotgun sequence genome has a segment encoding these proteins:
- the GSX1 gene encoding GS homeobox 1, which produces MPRSFLVDSLVLREAGEKKGEGSPPPPLFPYAVHPSHPLPGLPAGACHARKAGLLCVCPLCVTASQLHPPPPAIPLIKASFPPFGSQYCHSPLARQQHSVSAVSVGHAPALYQGAYPLPDPRQFHCISVDSTSSQLPSSKRMRTAFTSTQLLELEREFASNMYLSRLRRIEIATYLNLSEKQVKIWFQNRRVKHKKEGKSGSHRGGGPGHSCKCSSLSTTKCSEDDEDLRMSPSSSGKDDRGLAVTP; this is translated from the exons ATGCCGCGCTCCTTCCTGGTGGACTCGCTGGTGCTGCGGGAGGCGGGCGAGAAGAAGGGCGAGGgcagcccgccgccgccgctcttCCCCTACGCCGTGCACCCCTCGCACCCGCTGCCCGGGCTGCCGGCCGGCGCCTGCCACGCTCGCAAGGCCGGGCTGCTCTGCGTCTGCCCGCTCTGTGTCACCGCCTCCCAGCTGCACCCGCCACCGCCCGCCATCCCCCTCATCAAGGCCTCCTTCCCCCCCTTCGGCTCCCAGTACTGCCACTCGCCCCTGGCCCGCCAGCAGCACTCCGTCTCCGCCGTCAGCGTCGGGCACGCACCGGCGCTCTACCAGGGCGCCTACCCGCTGCCCGACCCCCGGCAGTTCCACTGCATCTCCGTGG ACAGCACGTCCAGCCAGCTGCCCAGCAGCAAGCGGATGCGCACCGCCTTCACCAGCACGcagctcctggagctggagAGGGAGTTCGCCTCCAACATGTACCTCTCCCGGCTGCGGCGAATCGAGATCGCCACCTACCTGAACCTCTCCGAGAAGCAGGTGAAGATCTGGTTCCAGAACCGACGGGTCAAGCAcaagaaagaaggcaaaagcGGCTCccaccggggcggggggcccgGCCACAGCTGCAAATGCTCGTCCCTTTCCACCACCAAGTGCTCGGAAGACGACGAGGACTTGCGCATGTCTCCGTCCTCCTCGGGGAAGGACGACAGAGGCCTCGCAGTCACCCCCTAG